One Nitrospina watsonii DNA segment encodes these proteins:
- a CDS encoding peptidylprolyl isomerase, which yields MGTLGLCVLLVCSLAACSQEKEGPQFKSPDEMARVNGESLNRKELVQALDQNKRKYRVEEGQQLSKEKLIWLRMDTLNQMIQERILLQEVKKERIALEEDAVEIEFHNIRQGYEKGAFKKILDSQEMTEKEWKEKLKKRLLVKKLIQDVVNSGVSIKDEELQQYFDDHQGEFQKGEQLRALHIMVENEDAARDILKLLRKGKKFEELAREHSLGLESESGGDMGYFEAGQMPEEFDEVFDLKVNKVSDIIRTPYGYHVFKVVDKKPERKMNFEESKDAIHKKLLREAQEKAFQLWLLKLKEKAQIEINYEALETVH from the coding sequence ATGGGAACCCTTGGCCTGTGCGTCCTGCTGGTTTGCAGTCTCGCGGCCTGTTCGCAGGAAAAAGAAGGCCCTCAGTTTAAAAGTCCGGATGAAATGGCCCGGGTCAATGGCGAATCGCTGAACCGCAAAGAGTTGGTGCAGGCGTTGGATCAGAACAAGCGCAAGTACCGGGTGGAGGAAGGCCAGCAATTATCAAAGGAGAAATTGATCTGGCTGCGCATGGACACCCTCAATCAGATGATTCAGGAGCGGATTCTCTTGCAGGAAGTGAAGAAGGAACGCATTGCGCTGGAGGAGGACGCCGTGGAGATCGAATTTCACAATATCCGCCAGGGTTATGAAAAGGGCGCGTTCAAAAAGATTCTGGATTCCCAGGAAATGACCGAAAAGGAATGGAAGGAGAAGCTGAAAAAACGGCTTCTGGTCAAAAAATTGATTCAGGACGTGGTCAACAGCGGGGTCTCAATAAAAGACGAGGAATTGCAGCAGTACTTCGACGACCATCAGGGTGAATTTCAGAAGGGCGAACAGTTGCGCGCCCTGCACATTATGGTTGAAAATGAGGACGCGGCCCGTGATATCTTGAAACTGCTGCGCAAGGGCAAAAAATTCGAAGAACTGGCCCGTGAGCACTCACTGGGACTGGAAAGCGAAAGCGGCGGCGACATGGGATATTTCGAAGCCGGGCAGATGCCGGAAGAGTTCGACGAGGTGTTCGATCTCAAGGTCAACAAGGTCAGCGATATCATCCGCACGCCATACGGCTACCATGTGTTCAAGGTGGTGGACAAGAAGCCCGAGCGCAAAATGAATTTTGAGGAATCGAAAGACGCGATCCACAAAAAACTGTTGCGCGAAGCGCAGGAAAAAGCGTTTCAGCTCTGGTTATTGAAGCTCAAGGAGAAAGCCCAGATTGAAATCAATTATGAAGCATTGGAAACCGTACATTAA
- the mfd gene encoding transcription-repair coupling factor, with the protein MSSPANTLSENMPATNGWDDFLHALDSMPPSLKIEGLSGAARAWFLVRLWKTRRQPLVVVTADQNSGEALLGDLRFFLKHENLRQVPQFFPTWELLPYEPLSPLSEVSGERLDVLDRLGENKCPILVVPLEAAMQFVMPRRILNNLTYPVKKGETVDRELLELCLVDNGFRRTKLVEEPGEFSSRGDILDLYLPSALNPIRVEFFGDDVESIRYFDVTSQISVEEIDAFKILPVREICLTQKECEEGIGRIIDHAGEHGVDRGKLNELLEKLRHLQTFSGIEFLSPFFYDHCESLFDHVPDNTRVILDEPDALAEKAERYEALIQEEYARCQDREEVAPSPDKLYLRADALFQAMRRRPHIELNTLKLSGEDAHAFEIKSIPGFQGRFDGFADAACDWKNEGLEVTVVAPTKGHVRRVNELLLEKELSLPVMTGQISAGFQYPEGGQVFVAEHEIFGRTHKHRYRRKPKSASFQRGFKDLKVGDLLVHVDYGIGKYMGTRDLKTSIGGGEFMEILYGDDQKLYLPMDGLAYVQKYQGASETNPVLSQLGGAQWKRQKKKIKESLREMAGDLLKIYAAREVAEGNTYSTDPVLMQEFSDSFEYVETDDQLKAIDEIHEDMEKSKPMDRLICGDVGYGKTEVAMRAAFRAVLDKKQVAVLVPTTILAQQHLNTFRERFQMYPVSIDMVSRFRTPREQKEVLRKLKEGKLDIIIGTHRLLSKDVQFHNLGLMIIDEEQRFGVKHKEQLKKLRSSLDILTLSATPIPRTLHFSLMGVRDLSVIETPPSDRLAIKTYIRKFDEKTIRDAILREMDRGGQIYFVHNKVHSIHSMAALIKKIVPEVRIGIGHGQLHEHMLEKVMQQFIEKEIDLLLCTSIVESGLDIPSANTILINRADQFGLAQLYQLRGRVGRYKHQAYAYLLIPGTMAVSEDARKRLMALEEMSDLGAGFQMAARDMEIRGTGNMLGKNQSGHISTVGFDLYCKLLEETIREAQGEKLEEKVETEVDFQVRGYIAKDYIVDLNQRLEAYQRLQLVDDLDGLTAIRKEWNDRFGAVPPETEKLLALMEVKIQCQRLHITKVQRSGEHVYLKIAPSTPLKSETLTSLLDLRLRLVSEYELSIKVDNAGWKQDIERVAEYLNEMVESLNEK; encoded by the coding sequence ATGAGCAGTCCCGCAAACACTTTGAGCGAAAACATGCCGGCCACCAACGGCTGGGATGACTTTTTGCATGCCTTGGACTCGATGCCCCCTTCATTGAAGATCGAGGGGTTGAGCGGTGCTGCGCGCGCCTGGTTTCTGGTGCGTCTCTGGAAAACCCGGCGGCAACCGCTGGTCGTTGTGACTGCCGATCAAAACAGCGGCGAAGCGTTGCTGGGCGACCTGCGTTTCTTTTTGAAACACGAGAATCTACGGCAGGTGCCGCAATTTTTCCCCACCTGGGAACTGCTGCCCTACGAACCGTTGTCGCCCTTGAGTGAAGTGTCCGGCGAACGTCTCGATGTGTTGGACAGGCTGGGTGAGAACAAATGCCCGATCCTTGTGGTGCCGCTGGAGGCCGCCATGCAGTTCGTCATGCCGCGGCGCATTCTGAACAACCTGACGTATCCGGTGAAGAAGGGGGAGACCGTGGACCGCGAGCTTTTGGAACTGTGCCTCGTGGACAATGGGTTCCGTCGCACAAAATTGGTGGAGGAGCCCGGCGAGTTCAGTTCGCGCGGCGACATTCTGGATTTGTATTTGCCATCGGCGTTGAACCCGATCCGGGTCGAGTTTTTCGGCGACGATGTGGAATCGATCCGCTATTTCGACGTCACCTCACAGATTTCGGTGGAAGAAATCGATGCGTTCAAAATCCTGCCGGTGCGCGAAATCTGCCTCACACAAAAAGAATGTGAGGAGGGCATCGGCCGTATTATCGATCACGCCGGAGAGCACGGGGTGGACCGCGGCAAGTTGAACGAGTTGCTGGAAAAACTCCGTCACCTGCAAACCTTTTCCGGCATCGAGTTCCTGTCACCCTTCTTTTACGATCACTGCGAAAGCTTGTTCGACCACGTGCCCGATAACACGCGGGTCATTCTCGACGAACCGGACGCCCTGGCGGAAAAGGCCGAACGTTACGAGGCGTTGATTCAGGAAGAGTACGCGCGCTGTCAGGATCGCGAAGAAGTGGCGCCGTCGCCTGATAAATTGTACCTGCGTGCCGACGCCCTGTTTCAAGCCATGCGGAGGCGCCCGCACATTGAGCTCAACACCCTGAAGCTTTCCGGCGAAGACGCGCATGCGTTCGAGATCAAGTCCATCCCCGGATTCCAGGGAAGATTTGATGGCTTCGCCGACGCTGCCTGCGACTGGAAGAACGAGGGGTTGGAAGTCACGGTGGTGGCGCCGACCAAGGGGCATGTGCGCCGGGTCAATGAACTGTTGCTGGAAAAGGAACTGAGCCTGCCGGTGATGACGGGACAGATCAGCGCCGGGTTCCAGTACCCCGAAGGCGGCCAGGTGTTTGTGGCCGAGCACGAAATCTTCGGTCGCACGCACAAGCACCGCTACCGCCGGAAACCCAAATCCGCCAGCTTTCAACGCGGCTTCAAAGACCTCAAGGTGGGCGATCTTCTGGTGCACGTGGACTATGGCATCGGCAAGTACATGGGCACACGCGACTTGAAGACCAGCATCGGCGGCGGTGAGTTCATGGAAATTCTGTACGGCGACGATCAGAAGTTGTATCTGCCGATGGACGGCCTCGCCTACGTGCAAAAATACCAGGGCGCGAGCGAGACCAATCCGGTGCTCAGCCAGCTGGGGGGCGCGCAGTGGAAACGGCAGAAGAAAAAGATCAAGGAGTCGCTGCGCGAAATGGCGGGCGACCTGCTTAAAATTTATGCCGCCCGCGAGGTGGCCGAAGGCAACACGTATTCCACCGACCCGGTGCTGATGCAGGAGTTTTCCGACAGTTTTGAATACGTCGAAACCGACGATCAGTTGAAAGCTATCGATGAAATCCATGAAGACATGGAAAAGTCGAAACCGATGGACCGCCTGATCTGCGGCGACGTCGGCTACGGCAAGACGGAAGTCGCCATGCGCGCCGCCTTCCGCGCCGTGCTGGACAAAAAACAGGTGGCGGTGCTGGTCCCCACTACCATTCTGGCACAGCAGCATTTGAACACGTTTCGCGAACGTTTTCAGATGTATCCGGTGAGCATCGACATGGTCAGCCGCTTCCGCACCCCTCGCGAACAAAAAGAGGTGTTGCGCAAACTCAAGGAAGGCAAGCTGGACATCATCATCGGCACGCATCGCCTGTTATCGAAAGATGTGCAATTTCACAATCTCGGATTGATGATCATCGACGAGGAACAGCGGTTTGGCGTGAAGCACAAGGAGCAGTTGAAGAAGCTGCGGTCCTCTCTGGATATTCTCACGTTGTCGGCGACGCCCATTCCGCGCACCCTGCATTTTTCATTGATGGGGGTGCGCGACCTCAGCGTCATCGAAACTCCGCCCAGCGACCGGTTGGCGATCAAGACCTACATCCGTAAGTTTGATGAGAAAACCATCCGCGACGCCATTTTGCGGGAGATGGATCGCGGCGGGCAGATCTATTTTGTACACAATAAGGTCCACAGCATTCATTCGATGGCGGCGCTGATCAAAAAAATCGTGCCGGAAGTGCGTATCGGCATCGGTCACGGTCAATTGCATGAGCACATGCTGGAGAAGGTCATGCAGCAGTTTATTGAAAAGGAAATCGATCTGCTGCTGTGCACGTCCATTGTCGAGTCGGGGCTGGACATTCCGTCGGCGAACACCATCCTCATCAACCGGGCCGACCAGTTCGGCCTTGCCCAGTTGTACCAGCTGCGCGGGCGGGTGGGGCGCTACAAGCACCAGGCTTACGCCTACCTGCTGATTCCCGGCACCATGGCGGTTTCGGAGGACGCCCGAAAACGGCTGATGGCGCTGGAGGAAATGAGCGATCTGGGTGCGGGTTTCCAGATGGCGGCGCGGGATATGGAAATCCGCGGCACCGGCAACATGCTCGGCAAAAACCAGTCCGGGCACATTTCCACCGTTGGCTTCGATCTCTACTGCAAACTGCTGGAAGAAACGATCCGCGAGGCGCAGGGGGAAAAGTTAGAGGAAAAAGTGGAAACCGAAGTCGATTTCCAGGTGCGCGGCTACATTGCCAAGGATTACATTGTCGATTTGAATCAGCGCCTGGAAGCGTATCAGCGGTTGCAACTGGTGGATGATCTGGACGGGTTGACGGCGATCCGCAAAGAGTGGAACGACCGTTTCGGCGCGGTGCCGCCGGAAACCGAAAAATTGCTGGCCCTCATGGAAGTGAAGATTCAGTGCCAGCGCCTGCACATCACCAAGGTCCAGCGCTCCGGCGAGCATGTCTATCTCAAGATCGCACCTTCGACACCGTTGAAGTCGGAAACCCTGACCTCCCTGCTGGATTTGCGTCTGCGGCTGGTTTCCGAATACGAGTTGAGCATCAAGGTGGACAACGCAGGGTGGAAGCAGGACATTGAACGCGTGGCGGAGTACCTGAACGAAATGGTGGAGTCCCTGAATGAGAAATGA
- a CDS encoding carbon-nitrogen hydrolase, translated as MSANTKSEIVKVGLVQMACEDDTESNLQEAVRGIRNAAEQGAQIVCLQELYRSRYFCQVEDADRFRLAETIPGPSTEALGPLAKELSVVLIVPIFEKRSAGLYHNSAVVFDADGSTAGLYRKMHIPDDPGFYEKFYFAPGDTGFRAIDTRYGKIGVLICWDQWFPEGARLTALSGAQFLFYPTAIGFQDFDAEVASKQAHAWETIQKSHSIANGVFTVAANRIGRENNIQFWGRSFVCDPLGEILAQASDDCPEVLVVDCDLARIEETRRGWPFLRDRRVDAYQNLTRLYLDSNDR; from the coding sequence ATGAGCGCAAATACCAAGTCAGAAATCGTTAAAGTCGGGCTGGTGCAGATGGCCTGCGAGGACGATACCGAAAGCAACCTGCAGGAAGCCGTTCGGGGCATCCGCAACGCGGCCGAGCAGGGAGCCCAGATCGTCTGTTTGCAGGAGCTCTACCGGTCGCGCTATTTCTGCCAGGTGGAGGATGCCGACCGCTTTCGGCTCGCCGAGACTATCCCCGGCCCGTCCACGGAAGCGCTGGGACCGCTGGCGAAGGAGTTGTCGGTGGTGCTCATCGTCCCTATTTTCGAAAAACGTTCCGCCGGATTGTATCACAACAGCGCCGTGGTGTTCGACGCCGACGGCTCCACCGCCGGTCTGTATCGCAAAATGCACATTCCGGACGATCCCGGCTTTTACGAAAAGTTTTATTTCGCGCCCGGCGACACCGGCTTCCGCGCCATCGACACGCGTTACGGGAAGATCGGCGTGCTGATCTGCTGGGACCAGTGGTTCCCCGAAGGGGCACGCTTGACGGCGTTGTCCGGGGCGCAGTTTCTGTTTTACCCCACCGCCATCGGGTTCCAGGACTTCGATGCCGAGGTGGCTTCCAAACAGGCGCATGCATGGGAAACGATCCAGAAATCCCATTCCATCGCCAACGGCGTGTTCACCGTGGCGGCCAACCGCATCGGCCGCGAAAACAACATCCAGTTCTGGGGACGCTCCTTCGTCTGCGATCCTTTGGGAGAAATCCTGGCGCAGGCATCCGACGATTGCCCGGAAGTGCTGGTCGTCGATTGCGACCTGGCACGCATTGAAGAAACCCGTCGTGGCTGGCCGTTTCTGCGCGACCGGCGGGTGGATGCTTATCAGAACCTGACCCGACTCTATCTCGATTCGAATGACCGCTGA
- a CDS encoding agmatine deiminase family protein, whose translation MTADSTPVQLGFRMPAEWEPHAATWLTWPHNPETWPELDLRHVEEVYLQMIAALLEGEKVHILANDPASRLHIEKRLKEHRVLGKDVQVHGLATNDSWIRDYGPNFLVRDNGDLRDVAANVWRFNSWGGKYPSQLDDRAGRDIARGLGVPVFEPDLILEGGAIEVNGNGTCLTTGRCLLNSNRNPEMTQDRMENHLKDHLGVSRVLWFEGDLEGDDTDGHIDNLVRFVNPTTVVYAYDANKKDPNHACLRRNQEILKSATDAQGNALEALPLPMPGRVEFDGERLPASHANFYIGNRCVLLPVFGQSSDAKAEGILKTFFPDRKIVPVACNQFVLGLGALHCVTQQQPADRI comes from the coding sequence ATGACCGCTGATTCCACCCCCGTACAACTGGGCTTTCGCATGCCCGCCGAATGGGAGCCTCACGCTGCCACCTGGCTGACGTGGCCGCACAATCCCGAAACCTGGCCGGAGCTCGACCTGCGTCACGTTGAAGAGGTGTACCTGCAAATGATCGCGGCCCTCCTTGAGGGCGAAAAAGTACACATTCTGGCCAACGACCCGGCAAGCCGGTTGCATATCGAAAAGCGGCTGAAGGAACACCGCGTGCTGGGCAAGGACGTGCAGGTTCACGGCCTGGCGACCAACGATTCATGGATTCGCGACTACGGTCCCAACTTTCTGGTGCGGGACAACGGGGACCTGCGTGACGTCGCCGCCAACGTGTGGCGCTTCAACTCATGGGGCGGCAAGTACCCCTCGCAGCTGGATGACCGCGCCGGACGGGATATCGCGCGCGGCCTCGGCGTGCCGGTGTTCGAACCCGATCTCATCCTCGAAGGCGGCGCCATTGAGGTCAACGGCAACGGCACCTGCCTCACCACCGGACGTTGCCTGTTGAACTCCAACCGCAATCCGGAGATGACGCAGGACCGCATGGAAAATCACTTGAAGGACCACCTCGGCGTGTCGCGAGTCTTATGGTTCGAGGGCGATCTGGAAGGCGACGACACCGACGGTCACATCGACAACCTGGTGCGCTTCGTCAATCCCACCACCGTCGTCTATGCGTACGACGCCAACAAGAAAGACCCCAATCACGCCTGCCTGCGCCGGAATCAGGAAATTCTGAAATCGGCCACCGACGCTCAAGGCAATGCGCTGGAAGCCCTGCCTCTGCCCATGCCGGGGCGGGTGGAATTCGACGGCGAGCGTCTGCCTGCCAGTCACGCCAATTTTTATATCGGAAACCGTTGTGTGCTGTTGCCGGTGTTCGGCCAGTCCAGCGATGCCAAGGCGGAAGGAATTCTGAAAACGTTTTTCCCGGACCGAAAAATTGTGCCCGTCGCCTGCAACCAGTTTGTGCTTGGGTTGGGGGCCCTTCACTGCGTCACCCAGCAGCAACCGGCCGACCGGATCTAA
- a CDS encoding phytanoyl-CoA dioxygenase family protein, with the protein MNKGLTPQQIVDLKRDGFLLLCNPFPDPVLEQLLDWTSEVQSWPEMPGKHMMYFEDSLKTPGQRILQRVENLYAYHDGFRQLFDSKELKSVVDGLFDEPSILFKDKINFKLPGGDGFKWHQDQKAGWWNYADIFITALVCIDAMTPENGPLQIARGHHRKGLIGKDWEPLTEGELEGMEFETLPLQPGDMVFFDSFAPHGSGPNLTNLPRRVLYVTYNKASAGNHRQQYYADKRKSFPPDCERDASKEYTFRV; encoded by the coding sequence ATGAATAAAGGTTTGACTCCACAACAGATTGTGGATTTAAAACGGGATGGGTTCCTGTTGCTGTGCAATCCGTTTCCGGACCCGGTCCTCGAGCAATTGCTCGACTGGACCAGTGAGGTGCAAAGCTGGCCGGAAATGCCCGGCAAGCACATGATGTACTTCGAGGACAGCCTCAAAACACCGGGTCAGCGCATCCTGCAGCGGGTGGAAAATCTGTATGCCTACCATGACGGTTTTCGGCAACTGTTCGACAGTAAAGAATTGAAAAGCGTGGTGGACGGCCTGTTCGACGAGCCCTCGATCCTGTTTAAGGACAAGATCAATTTCAAGCTGCCCGGCGGCGATGGATTCAAGTGGCACCAGGATCAGAAGGCGGGGTGGTGGAATTACGCCGATATTTTCATCACGGCACTGGTGTGCATCGATGCCATGACGCCGGAGAACGGTCCGTTGCAGATTGCACGCGGGCATCATCGCAAGGGGCTGATCGGCAAGGATTGGGAACCGTTGACGGAAGGCGAGCTGGAAGGCATGGAATTCGAGACCCTGCCGCTGCAACCGGGGGACATGGTTTTCTTCGATTCCTTTGCGCCGCACGGATCGGGTCCCAATCTCACCAACCTGCCGCGCCGCGTTTTGTACGTGACGTACAATAAAGCGTCAGCAGGCAACCACCGCCAGCAGTATTACGCCGATAAGCGCAAAAGTTTCCCGCCCGATTGCGAACGGGACGCCAGCAAGGAATACACGTTTCGGGTTTGA
- a CDS encoding LapA family protein produces the protein MPALKIVIFVLLALVISIFAVKNLDLVEVSFYDFGLNSVHIKVPLLIVILASLGLGFLLAWVEGFFARMRLQAIIRRKQKTIESLNGEIETMKTKALPELTEKNDS, from the coding sequence ATGCCTGCACTCAAGATAGTCATTTTTGTTTTGCTGGCGCTGGTCATTTCCATTTTTGCGGTCAAGAATCTGGATCTGGTGGAAGTGAGCTTTTACGATTTCGGGCTCAATTCCGTCCATATAAAAGTTCCCCTCCTGATCGTCATCCTTGCCTCTCTGGGCTTGGGTTTCCTGCTGGCCTGGGTGGAAGGTTTTTTTGCCAGGATGCGCCTGCAGGCGATCATCCGACGCAAACAAAAAACCATCGAGTCTCTCAATGGCGAGATAGAGACCATGAAAACCAAGGCTCTTCCGGAACTCACCGAAAAAAACGACTCCTGA
- a CDS encoding sulfurtransferase encodes MCLICGGWTASWADTAQTPLLTLETLRTLPPTEVVVLDTRSTWRYLLGHIPGAQSTGDWQDYSVTRSGVRGLIDQDRNAIARKLKALGIDKNKIIVLYGDPTDKWRTDGRFFWMLEFYGFPRTVLLEGGLDAWESQGLPIERGPASPPGASDLKAEDIQFNSAVYADQEWIRQRLNTPELALIDNRERNEFDGATPYGSSRGGHIPGAIHIDWREFYDANGRLKPRDALEALLQKWNVRKDQQVVVYCTGGVRSGMAYFVFRYLGYDVRNYDGSWWDWSRNPNLPVES; translated from the coding sequence ATGTGCCTGATTTGCGGGGGGTGGACGGCCTCCTGGGCGGACACGGCGCAGACGCCCCTTTTGACTCTGGAAACGTTACGCACCCTGCCTCCAACCGAGGTGGTGGTGCTCGACACGCGCTCGACCTGGCGTTACCTGCTGGGCCATATTCCCGGAGCCCAGTCCACCGGCGACTGGCAGGATTATTCCGTCACCCGTTCCGGCGTGCGCGGGCTCATCGATCAGGACCGCAACGCGATTGCCCGCAAATTGAAAGCTCTCGGCATCGATAAAAACAAAATCATCGTTCTTTACGGCGACCCCACTGACAAGTGGCGCACCGATGGACGTTTTTTCTGGATGCTGGAGTTTTACGGCTTCCCCCGCACCGTACTGCTGGAAGGCGGACTCGATGCGTGGGAAAGCCAGGGACTGCCCATCGAACGGGGCCCGGCTTCGCCACCGGGCGCATCGGACTTGAAGGCGGAGGACATTCAATTCAACAGCGCGGTGTATGCGGATCAGGAATGGATCCGGCAGCGGCTCAACACGCCGGAGCTGGCCCTGATCGACAATCGCGAGCGCAACGAGTTTGACGGGGCCACCCCCTATGGCTCGTCACGCGGGGGGCACATTCCGGGGGCGATCCATATCGACTGGCGCGAATTTTACGATGCCAACGGACGCCTGAAACCGCGAGATGCCCTGGAGGCGCTGCTCCAAAAATGGAATGTGCGTAAAGATCAGCAGGTGGTGGTGTATTGCACGGGAGGCGTGCGCTCCGGCATGGCGTACTTCGTGTTCCGTTACCTGGGTTACGATGTCCGCAACTACGACGGCTCGTGGTGGGACTGGAGCCGCAACCCAAACCTGCCCGTCGAGTCCTGA